One region of Wyeomyia smithii strain HCP4-BCI-WySm-NY-G18 chromosome 3, ASM2978416v1, whole genome shotgun sequence genomic DNA includes:
- the LOC129729976 gene encoding semaphorin-5A, protein MQLFEERMSSWHRSTHFGYVRSVTRIVLVFVALSVTPGSSENDFRFISYQDLLPTSDRFTDANVTSFSRLLFDVARDQVIVGARDNLYRLSLHLDVRERMPWEVTPVMRNTCLDKGQSEEACRNYIMVLENFGNRVYACGTYAFSPSCSWRQMENLTATRYDRGVAKCPFSPHANNTAHMADNGKLFVGTTTDFSGSDPAIIRADVTQESSRMLRTNQYNSKWLNDPQFVGSFEKGEFVYFVFREAAVEYINCGKIIYSRIARICKNDPGGTQILKENWTSFVKARLNCSIPGDYPFYFNEVQGMVYSQEEGVLYATFTTPENSIQGSAVCAYNMSAIHAAFSGAFKHQESLGSAWHRQDAQHRDHYECNAGPSARHVSLIDSSKYQLMDQAVQPITGKPLHHTKLERFSHIAIDIIPTKLHERVHIIYVATNNGLIKKISVLPRTKSTCVVEIWRPEPTSDSKIRTIQYVKETDSLYVGTDSAISRISSHHCNRHLSKLSCLNSMDPYCGWNELQEACTIAPNRDPLAKYWNQNATECPVLTAPVDGGWSAWSDWSKCALIGNGQTNSANTNEELGGNTDSCLCRTRACDNPSPKNGGRPCTGISIAVSNCTVHGGWTDWSAWSACSQTCGMAVKTRRRTCGNPKPAHGGRVCVGPDRAEIYCSHLPPCPAPKQPPIDGGWGPWGVWGECSAACGSGYRIRRRKCDDPVPQNGGMECPGCHLDYEVCNTHPCPDVKRAATWTTWLTVTNGTLPNGGYIEKRYRFTCKAPIADSSLLKISSKEETRLCHPDGSCQRSSSDSSHTGAEKGGENEDGWSEWSSWSSCSVSCGGGQQFRTRTCEKAECAGGNNMVKPCNVQPCKGEWGCWSDWSPCSVSCGLGTRTRSRQCLSMSGNVIFGNDCEGQSTQYETCEMPNCDSFLGWSEWSDWSPCNTDGEKMRTRSCLVPNPDQKTCQGSEREIRKCHPEMSNEIPHALTAGSSPIAVIIVGVTFLIILCCFASVYATIFIIKKKAKGIKAIQGSPCYGSYPNQYSSLPTKDYTESHKPKRQSSFNGRNDASGSKIANGHTTLTKSNNVNGALGNNTPKVLAKSFNDTDTATIKRNSHGLNNIRHARQLELEEEKY, encoded by the exons AGACAACCTGTACCGGCTGTCGTTGCACTTGGACGTGCGAGAGCGAATGCCATGGGAGGTGACCCCCGTGATGCGCAATACCTGTCTCGATAAGGGACAAAGCGAAGAAGCCTGCCGTAACTACATTATGGTTCTGGAGAACTTCGGCAACCGGGTGTACGCTTGCGGGACTTACGCCTTCAGTCCGTCATGCTCGTGGCGGCAGATGGAAAATCTGACAGCAACTCGCTACGACAGAGGTGTTGCCAAATGTCCATTCAGCCCCCACGCGAACAACACAGCGCACATGGCCGACAATGGGAAGCTTTTCGTCGGTACTACCACGGACTTCTCCGGCTCGGATCCGGCCATTATACGAGCGGATGTGACGCAAGAAAGCAGCCGCATGCTTCGTACCAATCAGTACAACTCCAAGTGGTTGAACGATCCGCAGTTTGTGGGGAGTTTCGAAAAGGGGGAGTTTGTGTACTTCGTCTTCCGTGAGGCAGCTGTTGAGTATATAAACTGCGGGAAGATCATTTACTCGAGAATCGCTAGGATCTGCAAGAACGACCCCGGCGGTacacaaattttgaaagaaaactggACTTCGTTCGTCAAAGCTCGATTGAATTGTTCAATTCCTGGCGATTATCCATTCTACTTCAATGAGGTGCAGGGTATGGTTTACAGCCAAGAGGAAGGAGTTCTATACGCTACTTTTACCACGCCAGA AAACAGCATACAGGGATCGGCTGTCTGCGCTTATAACATGTCCGCCATTCATGCCGCGTTTTCCGGTGCCTTCAAGCATCAGGAATCATTAGGTTCTGCGTGGCACCGTCAGGATGCTCAGCATCGGGATCACTACGAGTGTAATGCCGGTCCAAGTGCACGCCATGTTTCTCTGATCGATTCCTCCAAGTATCAACTGATGGATCAAGCCGTGCAGCCGATCACCGGTAAACCACTGCATCACACAAAACTTGAGCGTTTTAGTCACATTGCGATCGATATAATCCCCACGAAGCTACACGAACGGGTTCACATCATCTACGTGGCAACCAACAACGGTCTCATTAAAAAGATTTCGGTTCTTCCACGTACGAAGAGCACCTGTGTGGTGGAAATTTGGAGACCAGAGCCTACAAGTGATTCTAAAATACGCACAATCCAATATGTGAAGGAAACGGACTCTCTGTACGTTGGAACCGATTCAGCAATCAGCAGAATATCTTCTCATCACTGCAATAGGCATCTCTCCAAGCTAAGCTGTCTAAACTCGATGGATCCTTATTGTGGCTGGAACGAATTGCAGGAAGCGTGCACTATCGCACCCAACAGAGATCCCTTAGCTAAGTACTGGAATCAGAATGCAACCGAATGTCCCGTACTGACTGCTCCAGTGGATGGAGGTTGGTCTGCCTGGTCGGATTGGAGTAAATGTGCCCTAATTGGCAACGGACAAACCAATTCTGCTAACACAAACGAGGAACTGGGAGGAAATACCGACTCGTGTTTGTGCCGTACAAGAGCGTGTGATAATCCGTCACCGAAAAATGGAGGACGACCTTGCACGGGAATAAGTATAGCTGTGTCTAATTGTACTGTACATGGAGGTTGGACGGATTGGAGCGCGTGGTCTGCCTGCTCGCAAACGTGCGGAATGGCTGTCAAAACGCGCAGAAGAACTTGCGGTAACCCTAAACCGGCACACGGTGGACGAGTATGTGTTGGTCCAGATCGTGCGGAAATATACTGCTCACATCTGCCACCATGCCCAGCTCCCAAGCAACCACCAATCGATGGAGGCTGGGGCCCCTGGGGTGTTTGGGGAGAATGCAGTGCTGCTTGCGGTAGTGGCTACCGAATCCGTAGACGAAAATGTGACGATCCAGTGCCGCAGAATGGTGGAATGGAGTGCCCTGGGTGTCACTTGGACTACGAAGTGTGCAACACTCATCCATGTCCGGATGTCAAACGCGCCGCTACCTGGACGACCTGGTTAACTGTAACTAATGGAACTCTACCCAACGGTGGATATATTGAAAAGCGATATCGGTTTACATGCAAAGCTCCGATTGCGGATTCATCGTTACTTAAAATATCATCGAAAGAGGAAACGAGATTGTGCCACCCGGATGGATCGTGTCAACGATCATCGAGTGATTCGTCGCATACAGGAGCGGAGAAAGGAGGAGAAAATGAGGACGGCTGGAGTGAATGGAGCTCGTGGAGCAGTTGCAGTGTTTCATGCGGAGGTGGCCAACAATTTCGAACACGTACCTGTGAAAAAGCTGAATGCGCTGGAGGTAACAATATGGTGAAACCGTGCAATGTTCAGCCTTGTAAAG gTGAATGGGGATGCTGGAGCGATTGGTCACCATGTTCTGTATCATGTGGTCTTGGCACGCGGACACGATCACGCCAGTGTCTATCGATGTCTGGCAATGTGATCTTCGGAAACGATTGCGAAGGGCAAAGCACTCAATACGAAACGTGCGAGATGCCGAATTGTGACT CTTTTCTTGGATGGAGCGAATGGAGTGACTGGTCGCCATGCAACACGGACGGTGAAAAGATGAGAACCAGATCGTGCTTGGTACCTAACCCGGACCAGAAAACGTGTCAGGGTAGCGAACGTGAAATTCGCAAGTGCCACCCGGAAATGAGTAATG AAATTCCACACGCCCTGACTGCCGGGTCCTCACCAATAGCGGTGATTATCGTAGGAGTTACATTTCTCATAATCCTGTGCTGTTTCGCCAGTGTGTATGCAACCATttttattataaagaaaaaggCCAAAGGAATTAAGGCTATTCAGGGATCACCCTGCTACGGGTCGTACCCGAATCAGTACTCCTCACTACCAACGAAAgac TATACGGAAAGCCACAAACCGAAGCGACAGTCCTCGTTCAACGGACGGAATGATGCGAGCGGATCGAAAATCGCCAACGGCCACACGACGCTGACAAAATCAAACAACGTCAACGGAGCTCTCGGCAACAACACTCCCAAGGTTTTGGCCAAATCATTCAACGACACGGACACGGCCACAATCAAGCGGAATTCGCATGGGCTGAACAACATTCGTCACGCGCGGCAACTAGAGCTGGAAGAGGAAAAGTATTGA